Genomic segment of Vicinamibacteria bacterium:
GTCGAGATCCTCTCGGTCTCGAGCGACGGAAAGCTTCTGCTCTACAGCCTGCGCGACGGCGGCGAGGACGAGATCGAGGTGAGGGTGCGCGACGTCGAATCGGGAAAGGATCTCGAAGACCGGCTTCCGAGAGCGCTCTACGCGGGGGTGGCATTCGGCCGGAAAGACGCGGGCTTTTACTATACCCACCGCTCCCGCGCCGAAGGCCCGCGAGTCCGGTTTCACGTGCTCGGAGATCCTCTCGAGAAAGACGAAACTATCTTCGGAGAGGGTTACGACCCGACGAGCTTCGTGAATGCGCGCGAAGTGGCCGACGGGAAGTACCTGGTGCTTACGGTCAACCACGGATGGGCGCGGAGCGAGCTTCATCTGCAGGACCTCGGGACCGGAGCTCCTGCCCGGCCACTCGCCAAGGACGTCGACGCGCGTTTCGAGCCCCAGTTTCACGAGGGGCTCCTCTACGTTCGCACTAACCTCGAGGCTTCCAACAATCGGGTACTCGCCATTGACCCGGCGAAGCCCGAGCGCGAGTCGTGGAAGGAGGTCCTACCCGAGTCTTCCGACGTCTTGACGGATTTCGCGTTTCTGGACGGGAAGATCTACGCGAGCTATCTCCACGAAGTCAGCAGCAGGATCCGCGTGTTTGCGCTCGACGGAACGCCCTCCGGGGAGCTTGCGGTTCCCGAGCATCACTCCGCCCAGATTCGTGGCGCGGTCGAGGGCAAAGCGTTTCTCGAGCTCTCGTCCTTTCACCGGCCTCCGATTACCTATTTGGTCGATCTCGAAAGCGGTGAGCGTGAGCTCTGGCAGGAGCGCGAGCTCGAAATCGATGCCGACGCCCTCGTCGTCGAACAGGTACGCTATCGGTCCGCCGACGGAACCGAGGTGCCCATGTACCTCTTCTATCGTGAGGGCCTTCGTAGGAACGGCGACACGCCTACGCTTCTGTTCGGCTACGGAGGTTTCAACGTCGCCCTCACGCCCCGGTTCGACCCCATGGCGCTCGTCTGGGTGGAGCACGGCGGTCTCTACGCGATGGCCAACCTGCGGGGCGGGAGCGAGTACGGCGAGAAGTGGCACCGCGATGGCATGCTCGAGAACAAACAGAACGTCTTGGACGATTTCATCGCCGCCGCCGAGTTTCTCATCGACGAGGGTTACACTGCGCCCGACAAGCTCGCCATCCGTGGCACGAGCAACGGC
This window contains:
- a CDS encoding prolyl oligopeptidase family serine peptidase, whose translation is MKTHASAGFIPLLLSLAACSGGLSDAPETRRVDVVDEIHGESIPDPYRWLEEQDSAETRAWIDAQNAYAERVIGESPRRARLRERLSQLMRSPEIGPPQKGGDHEYFTVRRAHDELEIVFRRPAPPEGELVRMDPDGQNEVVIDPHPMSADLTTKVEILSVSSDGKLLLYSLRDGGEDEIEVRVRDVESGKDLEDRLPRALYAGVAFGRKDAGFYYTHRSRAEGPRVRFHVLGDPLEKDETIFGEGYDPTSFVNAREVADGKYLVLTVNHGWARSELHLQDLGTGAPARPLAKDVDARFEPQFHEGLLYVRTNLEASNNRVLAIDPAKPERESWKEVLPESSDVLTDFAFLDGKIYASYLHEVSSRIRVFALDGTPSGELAVPEHHSAQIRGAVEGKAFLELSSFHRPPITYLVDLESGERELWQERELEIDADALVVEQVRYRSADGTEVPMYLFYREGLRRNGDTPTLLFGYGGFNVALTPRFDPMALVWVEHGGLYAMANLRGGSEYGEKWHRDGMLENKQNVLDDFIAAAEFLIDEGYTAPDKLAIRGTSNGGLLVASAMTQRPDLYRAVLCGFPDLDMVRFYTFTRTNNLPALLEYGDASVPEQFAFIKKYSPYQAVREEAAYPAVMLTSGDRDTRVPPLQARKMTARLQHATSSGRPVILKYHPKAGHAASRGLPVSNNIEDTAAELEFLMGQLGVTP